TGCACTCTCCCTCGTTGGCGTACAGAATCTGAACAGACAAATGTGCGAAAATCTGAGTGGAACGAAAATGTGGtgagataaaacataaaaactgatcTTAGTTGCAAGCCTCCAACCTGGAATATCCTAGGAATCTCTTCTGTTTCAGCTCGGTACACGTCTCCTTGTGTGACTGGTCTCACATGAAAAAGtttgctgtaaaaaaaagaaattaaaactggCAACAATATCAAAAATAATTGATAACTGACCATTTTCAGTCTATTGTTTTGTGCACAAAGACTGTGTGGAACTGAAATAACAGGACTAAAAGGAATACTTACTCGATATCAAGTACCATGGAGGGGTTGGACTGTTCTTTATCCTGCTCATCATTGTAGAACAGGATCTTCTTACTGCTCACCACCACATACTGCAGATGTTCAAAACACAATGAGTGGGACCCTCATTTAACAGATAAAAAGTCTGCAGTAAAATCAAAAATTTTTAAGAGGGCAAGCTCAAAACCTGAGCGTACCTGTTTCTTCCATCCATATCGCTTGATATTAGCACGATTAGGAATGGACAACCAACCCTCCAATCTGGATTCTGAAAGCAAACACATGCAAACAATCATGGGCTATGCAGTTTTTGAAGCACAGAGGGAGAAGGCCATGCAGCAATCCAAACTTAACTGGGGGAAAATAAAGTCCGAGGTTATAATACAAAGCtgctgtaaaaaatataaaaggtcGAAGGAGACTGCACTGAAGCCGGTGACAGGACTGTAGATATTCCATGCAGGAAAAGAATATTAGACAGAGTTGCCTGCTTTTTAACAGCATGTTCATGTAAGTTTTTATTCAGACAAAAAGTTCATGTAGAGTTCCCAGTACTTGATGTTCTTTGttatatataaaatacaaaaaaatcactATTAATTTATGGCAGATATTTGTGCAATGTGCAAGGTTTAAAAATTGAACCTGCAAAAATTGGAGGGATGGAGAAAGGAAAGGAAGAGGATAAAatgaaggagagaaagaaggaatgaatgaaggtcacaaggaaggaaagacaagaaaaggtACAAGGAAAACAAGCAAAGAGACAGATTGATAGGACACAAGGAAAGGAGAAAGGAAGGACAAAAGAAGAAAgggcaaaatgaaggaaataatGAAGACCAGAAAGGAGATCAGACACAAAGAATGAAAGAGGGAGCAAGGTAGAAAATAAGGAAGGAAACAAGGAATGGAGATAAGACAAGAAAGGACAAGGAAAAAACGGACAGAAGGCAGGAAGGAAGAAGGAAGGGCAAAAAAGCAAAGagtgaaaaatgacaaaaagaagGAAGAACACAGGAAAGGAATGGAGATAGGAACAAAGAAGGAAAGCAGGAATTAATGGCCAGAGGTAGAAGACTGGAGGGACAGAAGGTAAGACACAATGAAGCAATGTAGTAGGGGAGGAAGGAAATAAAGACAACATGAAAGGAAGGAACAAAggacacaatttaaaaaatagaaaggacaagaaagaaaagagaaaaacagaacaagtggctcaaagaaaagaagtaaaaaaggaaaggaaggaaggaagggcaAAACAAAGTgtacaaggaaggaaggaaagacaaagaaacatttagacaacgGAACAggaaataaagtctggaaatagaAATATTTGTCCGTACACttagtttctttttcaatttatccagacctggaaaacacTGAAATCAAATTCCAGGCTTTTCCAGACTGCACAAAGGAACCCTGTTTAGAATATGTTTAAATCAGCACTGCAGACAGATTTCAGCAAGTCTTTTTTTAATCACCCAGTCCTTTCACAGAAAAACGGGTGCATCGCAGGTTacatttctacattttcttGTGTTAAAACTACAAAGGAGGGCGGTGCatgcagctgaaaaacaaaaaaaaccacagcCATCTTGGAATCAGTGCACTCAAAGGGGCTTGTCTAAGAATTGTAGCAGAGTGAGGGAAATATTTGTGTCAACACGAGCATCACTTCTGGTGAACATGCTGACAAAGACAAGGAGAGTGTGATGAGTTTGAAGAATTCAGTGCtgttaaataaaagcaagttTTTTGTGTCATGAAAAAGGTGCCAAGGATTATCGGGCTACTTTACCACTAAAGGTAGCTTTTGAGCTTTAAATTTTACCTAAAGTCACGGCCAGTATCACCGTTTAGTATCAAAAATTTCTAAAAATGATTTACTTCTTGTCTTCTCTCTAAAGTATTGAAATTCTTCCAACAGATACAGCAGCTCAGGCAGAATATTTGGAAGAAtcgggaaaaaaaacaacacacgaCAGCTGCAACACAGGGCGGGCAAAAAGGTTCATCCACCGAGTTACTCACAGAGGAAAAGGAAAAGGAGTTACAGAGATAAGAGCTAGGAGAACCAACTGGACAAGAGGGAAATAAGAGTGTTTTAATCAGAGAcaattacatacatttcaaaAGCTAAGCAAAGAATGTTCATGTTCATGAAGGGGTTTAAGAAAAGACTTCAAAAGTAATCAATAGAAAACTTTAAGAATTACTGGATTAGCTTCCTGAAATGCAATCTTGTTAACCTTTAGTTAGAGAAACCAGAAAACCTGGCTGGTGACCAGAATCAGACGACTTTCAGCTTGTCCAGACCTGACCACTGTGTCCATAAACAGAAAATAGTCCTGATCAGTGAACTCATCAACTCTAAAGGACCATATTATCCAACCATACAAGcatccaaatgtttttattgttttaaacttCCAAATCTCAGTGGAACATGAGATATGATTTTAATATGacaataaaacatattcatCCAAGTATAAAGTTTGTTGGGATGACTTGGGCAGCTACTGCATTCCTTTTAATTTATCCATCAATGAAATTAGCTAATGCTACTTGTGATGAATATGCTAGAGAGTTCTGCCATGGTCCAGGTGGTGGTGCCAGAACTCACCAAACTGGAGGTCAACCGCAGGAAATAATAAATGGGTCAATATATACCCTTCATCTGGACATAAATAAGTAAAGTCATCTGGATTTCAGAGAGATGGACACGctgatttttaatgtttattttatgttaaataagacaaaatacACAGCTTTTTATGAGATATTTTTGTGTatagttttgttatttttcaattttccaTTTAAGttcaaactctttttttttcccagttttcTTTCCTCCCCTAAGAGTCAGACTGAGGTTTTTATAGTAATACATGACTTCTGGGTGGTTCTGGTCCAGATGTGTAAATAAAGTAGCTTagtgtaataaaataattatcatATCATACAAATATaaagttgtgctgaaaaatcTGAAGTAAAACATGGctatagtaaataaaaaatgtcccTCATATTAAATAAGGTAAAACTGAGCTCAGAACCCTAAGCACTACTTTTGCTCCCATTATAAATAAATCATCTCCTATCGGTACTGCCAGATCAAAGCTTTACATAAAATGAAGATCAGAAACTATCCACAAAATTTCTTAAGGCAAAATGTGTGATCTAAATCCGAAGATGAACTCATACCTGCAGTATTACTGTCTATTTCATCAGCCTGCAAGCTGGTGATGCTTGAATTCTCCATACGCTGTTGCAAATCGTTCAGCTTCTCGCGGAGCTGCTCGATGTCGCTCTCTTTGCTAGCCAGCTGCATCTGCAGCTCGTTGCGATATGTGGATTCTTCTGCCAGTTGCTGGTGATGGCAAGGTCAAGATCTGGATTATTTATCAAATAACACTCGTAATATTCTATCTGTGTTTTAGTTATTCGAGGCTGTAACCCACCGCCTGCATTTCGTTGAGCTCCTTTTGGTACTTGATGGCCATGATGTTAAACTTCTCTTTCTCCTGATTGAGCTCTTGCTGAAGCTTGCGGTTATCTTTCTCCTTCTTGCGCAGTTCTGCGGTGCTGCCTTTCTTCTTATGGTCGAGCTTCATGTCTTTACGATTCATGATCTCTGCCAGTTTGTTCACGGCCTGACAGATAAGATACCAACCATCAGTTACTCTATCACTCAGTGTATCGTGTCTATGGACCTCAGGGAAGTATCTCCTCCATACCTGAGTCTTCAGTGTGCGCTCAGTTTGGAGCACCTTCTCAAAGTTGGCTTTGATTGAAGCTGTGATCTCTTCCTTCTGTGAGTCATATGCTGAAAGACAAAATGTGACCCAGCTGTCAACACAGGGTTCCTCCACAATTTATATTCGAAAATTCCAAACTAAGGTTTTGGACATTTTAGCctatgttttaaatgtgaatgGAAAAATAGTTAATTCTACAGTTGTCATTCTATAAATATGGAATAAACAAATTAAGGAAGCAAGACTGGGTCgagaggagagaaaacaaatttaaaaaattaGATCGTAAGATGAACAGATGGAGGGACAGAgacacatggatggatggacaaactgaTAGACagggatggacagacagattaATCAATCTTTTAGACAACAGAACGGAAAACAAAAGTATTTACTCTTCTCCAtttcctttttccatttttagagaCCTAAAATCTACTTCAATAAAATTCCAACCTTTCCAGACTGTGGTAAAAATCCATGCATGATTACATAATTACAATGTAAGCAGACGAGCAGTAAAAGGaggacaagaaaaaagaaaggagacagggaggaaagaaagaaaagacaagAATAAAAGAAGGAACTAAAAGAAAGGTAGGACAAGCGTTGCCTAGTCTGAAAAAGCAGTAAAGTGTCCTATTTCAACATTTACATGAACATCTATTCAGTCAAaaagtccaaaaaaacaaaaaacctggcGATGGGTAAAATGAGACAGTACCTTCCTCCTGTAGACGAAGCTTCTCCTTCAACTCTGTATTATCTTTGCTGAGGTTCTCCACATCTTTGGTCAAAGTTTTATTGGATTCCTCAAGCTGCATACAATGTCGAAAACAATAATTTACCTCATTCCCAGTTTCTGAAGTTAAAATCGTAAAGTAAAGTTTAAAACCAGGTCTTTTTGGTGAAACTCACCCTTGCAATATTGGCCTCTCTTTCGCCAATCTCCTGCTTGTGCCTAGCTGTTGCTTTCTTGTTCTCCTGACTGAGTTCGAAGTACTGCTCCTCTTGAAGAGCCCGAGCAAGCTGCTCAGACTCAGCTTTGGTTACTGTCAGATCCAGCTGAGCAGACAACGATTCCCTGTGTGAcagacagagacaaaaacaatattaaaaccCTCACACAGATTCTCAAAGCCGCTACAAACATCAACAGAAGTTCACCGCATACCTTTCACTTATCAAGTCATGCACCTTCTTCTGAGCTTCTTGTACCTGCCGGTTCCGTTCCTCGATCTCCTCTTTCAATTCCTTAACCTGAGTTTTGTAAAGTGTCTGAGGGAGAAGACGACAGATGATGATTTTTTACACCGTTAGAGAATGGCAGAGACATCTGGATTCTGGGACTTTTACTTACAGAGAAATATTGTTCGGCTTCAAGCTGGTCCTGAAGTTCCCTCATCTGTCCCTCGTTGCCTCTGTACTGTCTGTTAAACAACCCCCAAATAAGTTAGGtggttactttttttttttttaaatcgcaGACAAACATCAAAACCTGAGATTTTTTCCCcctcaaaaaacacaaaaaacaccaaGCATCTAAAATcatcttattttaaaacaagatgGCTAGAGGATTAACAAATGAGCGGATGGAGCAGTACTCACAGTAAACCCTAATCTTGTTTGGTAAACATTGGCTGGGATCAGCTTTGGCGTGCTCATGTTCTAAGCTCGAATAATAGCACTTATTTGAAAATAACAGCCAATTTGAAGGCAATTTACACCTTAGCTTCCAAAGAGTATTACTGCCCTATGTTGCACAATAAGAAAATAACTCCTGTCTGGAGCTGCTGCCAGCTTGTTTGACACTAAAATAACATGCCAGAGTGGCTGAGTAACCCAATTTTCCTACTTATTCTACCTTTTAATAAGGCACCagtgttaaaaacatttctaaaacgtACTTTGTCAGCTGTGCCAGCTGGAACTCCAGTGAGCGTTTACTCTCTAGCACTGTGTTGATCTCTTGCTTGAGCTGCTTCTCTGAACACCTCAGGCGGTCAGCGTCCTGCGTGCGGCTCTTCAGGTCATTCTGGGCCAAGAGTCGCTTACTGGACTCCTGTTCCAGATGTAGGTGCAGACTTTTCACCTAACGAATGAAGATTTCAGATAGGTGAAGATCCGAAGGAAAACACCATAATCAAATTTTAATCAAGCTTTTAACATTCTTAACATTTGATTACAAAACTACAAAATTTggttaaaaaattatctttgaTTGCTTGAATAGTAATCGGGTCTCATCTACTATGTTTTCTAAACATCACAATGCTGGAATTGGCTGTTGATTTTCACACTATTGCATAAGAAGAAAGCACACAAGGAAACACACTAGGAAGGAAGCAAGGAATTACACAAAGAAGAGAGGTAGGACAcgaggagaaaaagaaggaaggacagaCAGAAGCAAGAGCACAAGGAAAGATGAGAcaaaggaaggaaaaagaaaacgggaggaaaaacaaggaagaaaagaagaaaggaagaatTTAAGAAGAGGACATGAGACAGGGAGGGACACAAAGGAAGGACTCAGGAAAGGACTGAAGGAGGGACACAAAAAGCAAAAGGACAGACAAAGAAAGGAGACAGGgaggaaagaaggaaaagaCAAGAATAAAAGAAGGAACTAATAAAGAAAGGTAGGACAAGCGTTGCCTAGCCTGAAAAAGCAGTAAAGTGCCCTATTTCAATATTTACATGAACGTGTATTCAGTCAAAAAAAACCTGGCGAtgggtaaaatgtaaaaaccaagGTGCTATGTGGCAAACCAAAGATAAAGCAGTCGGTTAAAATATAAATCAACGTAAAAACCACTCCAGTTACTCAGCATTGttaggttgtttttttcccccatgcTTTTTTCTCTCCAACTTTCTGATGAAGAAGAACCTGACATTTTTCCAAACTCAATTCTATTCCCCCCCAAACTTATCCAGATCTGTAAACCAAAAGAAACAACCCCATTCTTTTTCAGACTAAATGAACCCAGCATGACATTAAAACTTTCATGTACATCAGCTGTTTTTACCAACCTCATCTTCCAGCCTTTCCTTTTGCTTCATCAGCTGCTCCATTTTCTGCACTGACTGCTTCAGGTCAAATTCCAACATTGAGCACTGCTTCTCAACCTCCACCACCCGGCATTCTGCTCTTATCCTGGCTCCAGTCTCCTCTCCCATCTTCTGCTGAACAGCTGCAGAGAAACAGCGACAGGCACAGAATTCATTCTACGGCGAACAGCAGCAGTCAGATCaaccttaaataaaaatgttggctTCAGGGATAATTTCCCTAACCACCTTTCTGAGTTCTGACGCATTCTTTGCAATTCTGTAGATGTAGCAAAAAGAGTGTATGCTCTATGAGTCGCAATCTTTCCAAAATGATCCTCGAGTTTTATGAGTTTGATGAGCTTTACCTTCACCTTGTTGGTAATAAGGGAATATCCCCAGTAGAACTTGTTTAAAATCGGGCATTTTGTTAGATATGCATTTTTTCAAAGTTGAGATTCTAGATCTAGACTGAACATCAAGTCAATCCAGACCGTTTTTCTAGAGCTCTatgaattttaaaatgcaaGAAATCATTGAACTGAACATACCTATAAAACGTAATCCACTGTTAAACATCGAATTTTGTAGAATTTGGGCCTTTGTGGAACTGATTTGTTTCCCTACAATCTAAGggccagtttttctttttaaaaagtgatGTTCTGAGCAttgatcagtaaaaaaaaataggcCGAATCCGTTTACGTTTTTCTCTGTCTGTTTGCGTGATGTCACTCAGACATGGCCAAAGTAGAAGCTTCAAGGAAAGACCTGAACCCAAGTCAGCACGCTGCTAGAGCACCagaaattaatatttacaaAGTCCAAAGCAAAGTGCTTAAGTTTAGAAAGGGGATTACTTAGAGGCTCCTTGGAAGCATGTGCCGAGTCAGAGAGTCCTTTAAAAAGGACAGAGTTTGAATTTAAACAACAGCAATTTATTTCTTGAGACATGAAGAGTAATTGAGTGAATAAAGTTGAAGTTAAAGTTTactataaaattaaaaagctcGCTACATTTTCCTACAGAAACCAGAATGGCTAAGGCTCAAAAAACAGTAAGAACAAACTACCATTTCCATTGCTTGTGAGAACATATAATAAAAGAGACATACTCAATAGCTCTTCTGGACCTTTGACCTTATCTGGAAGTCAGATTTGGACCTCTGTGCTATAATGTACTTTCATAGCTTGGGCATAATGCTCTGGATGTTTTCATGGTCATAgaagacaaaaatgttttttgaatgcaccatttttttaaatgttaatcatCAAAAATAGTGCATATTAATCTCTTTTGCATAATGTCTATAAATTAAACCATTACTGTACATAGTGGAGGTAGTATTATTGCTCACACAGCATGAAAGGCAAAAATTAACAGGGATAACAAAAAGTCTATTCCAATGCAAAGAGTTCATGTCCCAACAAGCTCAGTGGCTTCCACTCTTTGAATTCCTCTAACCCAAACAGCACCTCAAGCTAACTTTGGATCTCTTAACAGAAAAGGCCAGGCTTAAAATGTGATTTACTAAAAAggggaaaatggaaaaaaaaaaaaagggaagggAAAGGAAAGTGGAGTGGCATGCTCAGACAAAGGGCTGCCATACCAGTCGTAGCAGCTGATTTGGCTTCTTCAATAGATTCATATTTGTCTGTGAGCTGTGCCCGCGTCACTCGGTGCTCAGTCTGCTCCTGTTCCAGACGCTGTTGCAGGGTCTTCAGCTTGTAGTTCAGGTCAATCTCCAAGCTGTTCTTTTCCTATTGTAAAAACAAAGATTAAGACGACATATGCAAAATTCCTATAGGTCAGGAATACCTGCTGCTATTGTTACTTGTGAATACCTTCTCCAGGTAGTTGCTCCTTTCCTGGGCTTGCTTCCGTTCCCCCTCCACTTTAGAAAGATTAATCTTCAAGTTTTTGTTGTCCTCTTGCATTCCGGCCAGTCTCGCTGAGAATTTTCattataaaatttatttatttgctgctCAACTGATTTGTTTGCTTGACCTTAAGATCTAAAATGCACCTGCATCCCAGCTTATCATGTCCCACTGATTTATgcaacttttaaaaaacaaaagaagggtAAAAAGGCTGTTGAGACAAAGGGAGCATGAGataatattcctgatttttttttttttttttttggtacccGCCTAAACCTTCATTTtataaaccataaaaaaaaaaagatgatttaATTGAATGATAAATTGAGATAAAAGAAAATTTAACTCCAaaaactgaatgaatgaaatttaGGTCACCTTGCAGTTCCCTCATCTCCTCTGATCCCTGACTGTAGTTTCTTTGCTCCAACTCCAGGGTGCTCTGAAGAAGCAGGAGCTCCTTCTCTAGCTGTGCCTTCTCTCCATCTGCTGCCCGGCTCCTCTCCTGCAGCTCACGGTTCAAACTCTCCAGCTGGCTCATTGACTTCGTCATCTCCGTGTGGCTCTTCCTCAGTCTCGCCGCTGTGTCCGACTCTGCGCGCAGCAGGTCATTTGCCTCCTCCATCTTTTGGTAACAATTATAGAAAAGGGACAACAAAAGGTTTATAAATTGTGCTCCAGCCGCAGAGTGCTGATCATACTGGCAGTGTAGCTTTCTATTGGTGCTCTGTCTGCAAACTAAGTTAGCTGCTAATTCAAAATGTACAGTggcatgcaaaagtattcagaagTTGGTATATTACAtgaaagatcaacacaaagtagtgtataattgtgaagtggaaggaaaagaataAACTGTTTTGAGCGTTTACAAAATGGGTGTGTATACATCTCTACCAGTGGTTATGagcattatttttgcatttgtaaGTCATTTGTTTGAGTTCTgttacttttatttctttttggagGAAtgtgatgtgttttgttttgcttagtgtagaaaactaattaaaaaaaaattaaaaaaaataaaaatctcactCTTCCAAATGTTTACTGATTTCCCTACATGGTTTATGGAACACTCCGAACTGGACTACCTGTGGCTTTCTTTGAGCAATGTATTTCTTCTTGTGGCTGATGCATAACGGAAAGATTTTTGGAGTCCACAGCTAATGGTTGTCTTGTCGCTTGGGTTTTGTTTAGGGATATCACAATGAAGGGGGGTTAATACATATGcaagacttttatttgtaaaacatttgaaaagccACACATCCATTTTCTTCCACTCCACTAacatgcattactttgtgttggtctgtcacatgaaatcccaatgaaattcattgaagtttggggttgtaatatacaccagtgtgtgtgtgtgtgtgtgtgtatgtaccTGCTTCTGCAATTGGACAATCTTGTCATTTGAGGCCTGCGAGTTCTGACTGATCTTCTTCATATCTTCAAGCTGCTCCTTTAAAGTCGAcactaagaagaaaaaaaaaaaaattagacaatgtctcatttaatttttaaatacacaaaaaatatctaacaaatcttttaaaagcttgttttgttttggaaaatatgTTTCAGAAATCTCTTAGCTTAATACTTTGTCATAAATCACAAGATAAGTTAAAAGGATACAAAAATGCACCAAGAGTTCACCATTTCAAAAATCCCAGAGGATCATGAGGCACTGATCCCACTTATAAAGTCGGCAGCGCTTCGTTATTTTTACCTTCATTCTCTAAATTGCGCCTCTTTTCTCCCTCCTGGTCAGCTTTTCTTTGGTACTCGGTGAATCTGTGCTGCAGCATAATCTTGTCTTTCTCCAGCAGAGACATGCTGGCTTCTACACTCTTCCTCAGGTTCGCCTGTGgcaagaaaaaacagagagcagctgTGATGCAGAAGAAACCAAAGCCAAAGATGATAAACAGGCATTTATTTAACTTCACTTCGCACTAGTAACATTTTGTCATAaactaaaagctgaaaaaaaagcaCTGTGACCGTTTCAGTGGATAAAGCATTGAAATGAGTTCATATTTGGaatctttaaaatgaaataaataaaaagagcatTAACCTCCTCATCCAACTCCTTCATAATCTTCTCAATCTTGGTGTTTGATGCCCTAGGGAGaacagaaatgttaaaatatatgCTGAAGTCGCTGCTGAATGTAAAGGTTAGGTTTCCTGTTTATAATCAAAGAGCCACATTCCACCAGGGTGTAAGGGATCATTCTACACCAAGTGAATACATTTTCCTTGTGCATTTTTGTCTTCAAATCTAAAAGTTTAACTAGAAACAGTTGCTTGTGGGATTCCTTTAAACAACCAATCTCAGCAGGAATGAAGTCACAACATTTCATATGTTTTCACTTAAACCGAGCCAGTGAATGCACACTGTGAAAGAGTGATGGTTTAATCCGTACCTGCATTTATGTTCCAACTCAtctttttgttgcatttcacTGTGGAGTTGCTCCTCTAATTGGTAGATCTGTTTTTGCAGGTTCTCCAGCTACAAATaagaacaaatttttttttccaggattaaaCGAAGGTAAACATTTTACATCTTCCATACTTTGAGCTTACGTGTGATACTGTACTCACGTGACTCTTGTCCTCTTTCGTTGAACTGCTACGTTTGTCACTGGTCTTTGAGGCAGTGGAGCTACGCAAAGGActgggggagaaaaaaaaaaaaaaaaaaaggttcctgTGAATTTCTGGCCATTTGAGTTTAgactaatatttttaaaaggtcactGCGGCCACTGTTTCTTTAGGAAATGAAggcaataaaaatacataaatggggaaaaaaaaaaaaactttacaacaatCAAGAGCTGACATGGATAATTCACTTTAATTATATATACCTctgaaaaaatgcttttataaattatttgctAGTTGGTTCCTTTTGTAATTAGTTAATGCACCGTGCTTAAAGGCTACTTGAAAAAGGCAACTATTTTCTACCACATGCCTGTGGTTAATTTTGGCCCCAAGAGAGCGAgagagactttcagcagat
This genomic interval from Girardinichthys multiradiatus isolate DD_20200921_A chromosome 6, DD_fGirMul_XY1, whole genome shotgun sequence contains the following:
- the rock1 gene encoding rho-associated protein kinase 1 isoform X1 codes for the protein MSAGEGMEARFEKIDAMLQDPKSEINTDCLLDGLDALVYDLDFPALRKNKSIDNFLNRYKKTISKIRDLRMKAEDYEVVKVIGRGAFGEVQLVRHKATHKVYAMKLLSKFEMIKRSDSAFFWEERDIMAFANSPWVVQLFFAFQDDRYLYMVMEYMPGGDLVNLMSNYDVPEKWARFYTAEVVLALDGIHSMGFIHRDVKPDNMLLDKSGHLKLADFGTCMKMNEDGMVQCDTAVGTPDYISPEVLKSQGGNGNYGRECDWWSVGVFLYEMLVGDTPFYADSLVGTYSKIMNHKNALTFPDDSDISNDAKTLICGFLTDREVRLGRNGVDEIKRHPFFKNDQWTWENIRETAAPVVPELSSDIDTSNFDDIEEDRGEEETFPIPKAFVGNQLPFVGFTYYSTQHPLRSSTASKTSDKRSSSTKEDKSHLENLQKQIYQLEEQLHSEMQQKDELEHKCRASNTKIEKIMKELDEEANLRKSVEASMSLLEKDKIMLQHRFTEYQRKADQEGEKRRNLENEVSTLKEQLEDMKKISQNSQASNDKIVQLQKQMEEANDLLRAESDTAARLRKSHTEMTKSMSQLESLNRELQERSRAADGEKAQLEKELLLLQSTLELEQRNYSQGSEEMRELQARLAGMQEDNKNLKINLSKVEGERKQAQERSNYLEKEKNSLEIDLNYKLKTLQQRLEQEQTEHRVTRAQLTDKYESIEEAKSAATTAVQQKMGEETGARIRAECRVVEVEKQCSMLEFDLKQSVQKMEQLMKQKERLEDEVKSLHLHLEQESSKRLLAQNDLKSRTQDADRLRCSEKQLKQEINTVLESKRSLEFQLAQLTKQYRGNEGQMRELQDQLEAEQYFSTLYKTQVKELKEEIEERNRQVQEAQKKVHDLISERESLSAQLDLTVTKAESEQLARALQEEQYFELSQENKKATARHKQEIGEREANIARLEESNKTLTKDVENLSKDNTELKEKLRLQEEAYDSQKEEITASIKANFEKVLQTERTLKTQAVNKLAEIMNRKDMKLDHKKKGSTAELRKKEKDNRKLQQELNQEKEKFNIMAIKYQKELNEMQAQLAEESTYRNELQMQLASKESDIEQLREKLNDLQQRMENSSITSLQADEIDSNTAESRLEGWLSIPNRANIKRYGWKKQYVVVSSKKILFYNDEQDKEQSNPSMVLDIDKLFHVRPVTQGDVYRAETEEIPRIFQILYANEGECRKEADLEAVPQGDKTNCLAHKGHEFIPTLYHFPSNCEACSKPLWHVFKPPPALECRRCHVKCHRDHLDKKEDVIAPCKVNYDVTSARDMLLLAVTQEEQKKWIGHLGKKIPKTPPSTFSRVSPRSMSTRAGPNQSFRKNPKSNTGKLSRAQSSLQAADTTSSTC
- the rock1 gene encoding rho-associated protein kinase 1 isoform X2, with the protein product MSAGEGMEARFEKIDAMLQDPKSEINTDCLLDGLDALVYDLDFPALRKNKSIDNFLNRYKKTISKIRDLRMKAEDYEVVKVIGRGAFGEVQLVRHKATHKVYAMKLLSKFEMIKRSDSAFFWEERDIMAFANSPWVVQLFFAFQDDRYLYMVMEYMPGGDLVNLMSNYDVPEKWARFYTAEVVLALDGIHSMGFIHRDVKPDNMLLDKSGHLKLADFGTCMKMNEDGMVQCDTAVGTPDYISPEVLKSQGGNGNYGRECDWWSVGVFLYEMLVGDTPFYADSLVGTYSKIMNHKNALTFPDDSDISNDAKTLICGFLTDREVRLGRNGVDEIKRHPFFKNDQWTWENIRETAAPVVPELSSDIDTSNFDDIEEDRGEEETFPIPKAFVGNQLPFVGFTYYSTQHPLRSSTASKTSDKRSSSTKEDKSHLENLQKQIYQLEEQLHSEMQQKDELEHKCRASNTKIEKIMKELDEEANLRKSVEASMSLLEKDKIMLQHRFTEYQRKADQEGEKRRNLENEVSTLKEQLEDMKKISQNSQASNDKIVQLQKQMEEANDLLRAESDTAARLRKSHTEMTKSMSQLESLNRELQERSRAADGEKAQLEKELLLLQSTLELEQRNYSQGSEEMRELQARLAGMQEDNKNLKINLSKVEGERKQAQERSNYLEKEKNSLEIDLNYKLKTLQQRLEQEQTEHRVTRAQLTDKYESIEEAKSAATTAVQQKMGEETGARIRAECRVVEVEKQCSMLEFDLKQSVQKMEQLMKQKERLEDEVKSLHLHLEQESSKRLLAQNDLKSRTQDADRLRCSEKQLKQEINTVLESKRSLEFQLAQLTKQYRGNEGQMRELQDQLEAEQYFSTLYKTQVKELKEEIEERNRQVQEAQKKVHDLISERESLSAQLDLTVTKAESEQLARALQEEQYFELSQENKKATARHKQEIGEREANIARLEESNKTLTKDVENLSKDNTELKEKLRLQEEAYDSQKEEITASIKANFEKVLQTERTLKTQAVNKLAEIMNRKDMKLDHKKKGSTAELRKKEKDNRKLQQELNQEKEKFNIMAIKYQKELNEMQAQLAEESTYRNELQMQLASKESDIEQLREKLNDLQQRMENSSITSLQADEIDSNTAESRLEGWLSIPNRANIKRYGWKKQYVVVSSKKILFYNDEQDKEQSNPSMVLDIDKLFHVRPVTQGDVYRAETEEIPRIFQILYANEGECRKEADLEAVPQGDKTNCLAHKGHEFIPTLYHFPSNCEACSKPLWHVFKPPPALECRRCHVKCHRDHLDKKEDVIAPCKVNYDVTSARDMLLLAVTQEEQKKWIGHLGKKIPKTPPSTFSRVSPRSMSTRAGPNQSFRKNPKSNTGKLS